Proteins found in one Candidatus Hydrogenedentota bacterium genomic segment:
- a CDS encoding Hsp33 family molecular chaperone HslO, translating into MPDITKRSDEYVFAGDDAVVPFQVETLDARGRAVQLGATLDDILSRHDYPEPVAK; encoded by the coding sequence ATGCCTGACATCACCAAGCGCTCCGACGAATACGTCTTCGCCGGGGATGATGCGGTTGTGCCGTTCCAAGTCGAGACACTCGATGCACGCGGCCGTGCGGTGCAATTGGGTGCGACGCTGGACGATATTCTCAGCCGACACGACTACCCGGAGCCGGTTGCAAAGC